From Vibrio artabrorum, a single genomic window includes:
- the rlmA gene encoding 23S rRNA (guanine(745)-N(1))-methyltransferase, whose protein sequence is MTYQCPLCHQPLSQNDRTFKCEKNHQFDLAKEGYVNLMPAHHKRSKDPGDNKEMMQARRRFLEGNHYDPMRQAMVTLCSRFLPKEAPSLLDIGCGEGYYTHEIAVNLQEKNGATFGLDISKIAIKYAAKRYPAVDFSVASSHRLPFAENSLDGILRIYAPCKAEELQRTIKDRGVVITVTPASRHLYQLRDAIYDGVRLHDEDPEVIEGFTLEHQEQLNYMMELSGSDAFDLLQMTPFAWKASEEFKQQLTEAEQFNCEADFMLRVYRK, encoded by the coding sequence GAAAAGAACCATCAGTTCGACCTAGCGAAAGAAGGCTATGTCAATTTGATGCCAGCGCACCACAAACGCTCAAAAGATCCAGGTGACAACAAAGAGATGATGCAGGCACGTCGTCGCTTCCTTGAAGGTAACCATTATGACCCAATGCGCCAAGCGATGGTGACATTGTGTTCTCGCTTTTTACCAAAAGAGGCGCCTAGCCTATTGGATATTGGTTGTGGCGAAGGTTATTACACCCATGAAATTGCAGTGAATCTTCAAGAAAAGAATGGGGCGACTTTTGGCCTAGACATTTCTAAGATTGCTATCAAATACGCCGCTAAACGCTACCCTGCTGTCGATTTCTCTGTTGCATCAAGCCACCGCCTACCCTTTGCTGAAAACAGCTTAGACGGCATTCTACGCATTTACGCGCCTTGCAAGGCTGAAGAGCTGCAACGCACCATCAAAGACCGTGGTGTGGTGATCACCGTGACACCAGCTAGCCGACACCTGTATCAACTGCGTGATGCAATTTATGATGGCGTTCGCTTGCACGATGAAGATCCAGAAGTGATCGAAGGTTTTACGCTTGAGCATCAAGAGCAACTAAACTATATGATGGAACTATCGGGGTCAGATGCATTCGACCTGCTACAGATGACGCCGTTTGCTTGGAAGGCGAGTGAAGAGTTTAAACAACAACTCACCGAGGCAGAGCAATTCAACTGTGAAGCTGACTTTATGCTGCGAGTGTACCGCAAATAA
- a CDS encoding ChaN family lipoprotein, with translation MQRIILIGLATLLTACANQPAKDISQKVAQTESVSTFYDYQFASPQGETLSLDALPEQLIDADVVLIGEWHTHSAIHRFQTDFLKARRNATSNIALSMEQFTREHQATLDQYLNGEIGEQILMSQAAAWPNYESDYRALVEFAKTNDVDVIAANAPKPFVQCIGRKGLPYLDQLSTEQRQWIAAEVNTGDSPYKEKFMASMHHGTPEQTEKQFAAQVTWDETMAESIVDYLASNPNKQVIHVAGKFHTEGGLGTAASILRRNPDLKIAIISPVEAISSDTSDYQLKVLSPPIRFVQPKNRMKAYKHLAKRGSNLKCD, from the coding sequence ATGCAACGTATTATTCTTATCGGATTAGCTACTCTTCTCACGGCTTGTGCTAATCAACCTGCAAAAGACATTTCTCAAAAAGTGGCTCAAACGGAATCCGTTTCCACATTCTATGACTACCAGTTCGCTTCTCCACAAGGCGAAACACTTTCTCTCGATGCACTACCCGAGCAGCTGATTGACGCTGATGTGGTTCTTATTGGCGAATGGCACACGCATTCTGCTATTCACCGCTTCCAAACCGACTTCTTAAAAGCGCGCCGCAACGCAACATCGAACATCGCGCTTTCAATGGAACAGTTCACTCGAGAGCACCAAGCCACACTTGACCAATACTTAAACGGCGAAATCGGCGAACAAATTCTCATGTCTCAAGCGGCAGCTTGGCCGAACTATGAAAGTGATTACCGCGCATTAGTTGAGTTCGCAAAAACCAACGACGTCGATGTTATTGCAGCAAACGCACCAAAACCATTTGTTCAGTGTATTGGCCGTAAAGGATTACCTTACCTAGACCAATTATCGACCGAGCAACGCCAATGGATTGCCGCCGAAGTGAATACGGGTGATAGCCCTTACAAAGAAAAGTTCATGGCTTCTATGCATCACGGCACGCCAGAACAAACAGAAAAACAGTTTGCTGCTCAGGTTACTTGGGACGAAACCATGGCTGAGTCGATTGTGGATTACCTAGCGTCGAATCCGAATAAACAAGTGATTCATGTGGCTGGCAAGTTCCACACCGAAGGTGGTTTAGGGACAGCAGCATCGATTCTACGTCGTAACCCTGATTTAAAAATCGCCATCATCAGTCCGGTTGAAGCGATCTCATCGGATACGAGTGACTACCAGCTAAAAGTGCTCTCCCCACCCATTCGCTTTGTTCAACCAAAGAACCGGATGAAAGCATACAAGCACCTCGCCAAACGTGGGTCTAACTTAAAGTGCGACTAA
- a CDS encoding BCCT family transporter: MKNSFSLIDKPTFFGAIALLLMIVLPLIMFPTQGADWIAVAKTFMTDQLGFLYLALGLAACAFMVYVVFSDMGQIKLGEADEEPEFKTASWAAMLFCGGIGASILYWGCIEWAYYYQSPPFQLEPGSEEAVRWAATYGLFHWGPIAWSIYLIPAIPIAYFFYVRKQPVLKISSALMPVLGEHHSRGVAGKVVDILFIFGLLGGAATTLGLAAPLITEGLNHLFGLPKNNLTQAMVLLVCTAIFAYSSYAGLEKGIKFLSNINFWGAMGLLAFVLIAGPTIFMLETGLDSIGRLLSNFFVMATWAEPFGGYGTFENTHFPQDWTIFYWAWWLVFAPSMGLFVARISRGRTIKQMVSGSIFFGSLGCFLFFMILGNYGLSLQLSGELDVVAILNDEGATKAIFSMLAQLPMSTLVIAVFTLLCIIFTATTFDSISYILASVVQNNVTEEPMRWNRMFWAFTLSFLPTVLMFLGGLSTLQTAAIVGGLPLLAISVMLMISAVRATNLDLRHQESYIEPTINIEELPDMDPWSAEGMALAQFEKEKDAAQEAAELEREAYKDLADVKKKIRAYVLEQGAQMETHELPENLQLALEQAENNLSTAQAKKVELSEQAQKARVAFNQVVAELPLV, from the coding sequence GTGAAAAACTCGTTTTCGCTTATTGATAAGCCCACCTTTTTTGGTGCGATAGCACTTCTCCTCATGATAGTCTTGCCGCTGATTATGTTCCCAACCCAAGGGGCAGACTGGATTGCGGTAGCCAAAACCTTTATGACAGATCAACTTGGTTTCTTGTATCTAGCGCTTGGACTCGCAGCTTGTGCCTTCATGGTTTATGTTGTGTTCAGTGATATGGGACAAATCAAACTGGGCGAAGCCGATGAAGAACCAGAGTTTAAAACCGCCTCATGGGCAGCCATGCTTTTCTGTGGCGGTATCGGAGCAAGTATCTTGTACTGGGGTTGTATTGAATGGGCTTACTACTATCAATCACCACCTTTCCAACTAGAGCCTGGCAGTGAAGAAGCCGTTCGCTGGGCTGCAACCTATGGTTTATTCCACTGGGGTCCGATCGCTTGGTCTATCTACCTAATTCCTGCGATTCCTATTGCCTACTTTTTCTATGTACGGAAACAACCTGTATTAAAAATTTCTAGCGCATTGATGCCTGTTCTGGGCGAACACCACAGCCGCGGTGTTGCAGGTAAAGTGGTTGATATCCTATTCATATTCGGTCTATTAGGTGGTGCAGCGACAACGTTAGGTTTAGCCGCTCCTCTTATTACAGAAGGCCTTAACCACTTGTTCGGCCTACCAAAAAACAACCTAACTCAAGCAATGGTGCTGCTGGTTTGTACTGCGATATTCGCGTACTCATCCTATGCGGGCTTAGAAAAAGGCATTAAATTCCTCAGTAACATCAACTTCTGGGGCGCGATGGGGCTATTGGCATTCGTTCTAATCGCTGGCCCAACAATTTTCATGCTTGAAACTGGCTTAGACTCGATTGGTCGCTTATTGTCTAACTTCTTTGTGATGGCGACGTGGGCTGAACCATTCGGCGGTTACGGTACGTTTGAAAATACCCACTTCCCACAAGACTGGACCATTTTCTACTGGGCATGGTGGCTCGTTTTCGCACCAAGTATGGGCCTGTTTGTAGCGCGCATCTCTCGCGGCCGAACCATTAAACAAATGGTGTCAGGCTCGATCTTCTTTGGTTCATTAGGCTGCTTCTTGTTTTTTATGATCCTAGGCAACTACGGTTTATCCCTACAGTTATCTGGTGAACTCGATGTCGTCGCAATCCTAAATGATGAAGGTGCAACCAAAGCAATCTTCTCGATGCTGGCACAGCTACCAATGAGCACGTTAGTGATTGCTGTGTTTACCTTGTTGTGTATTATTTTTACTGCGACAACATTTGACTCAATTTCTTATATTCTAGCGTCAGTTGTACAAAATAACGTAACGGAAGAACCAATGCGTTGGAACCGAATGTTCTGGGCATTTACCCTCTCATTCCTACCGACAGTTTTAATGTTCCTGGGTGGTTTAAGTACGCTTCAAACAGCTGCAATTGTCGGCGGTCTGCCACTACTGGCCATCTCGGTGATGCTGATGATCTCAGCCGTTCGTGCGACCAACCTCGATTTACGTCACCAGGAGAGTTACATCGAGCCAACGATTAACATCGAAGAGCTGCCCGACATGGATCCATGGTCGGCAGAAGGTATGGCGCTAGCACAGTTCGAGAAAGAGAAAGACGCAGCACAAGAAGCAGCAGAACTCGAACGTGAAGCTTATAAAGATCTTGCCGATGTGAAGAAAAAAATCCGCGCTTATGTTCTTGAACAAGGTGCACAAATGGAAACACATGAGCTTCCTGAAAACTTACAACTCGCGCTTGAACAGGCTGAAAATAACCTAAGCACAGCGCAAGCGAAAAAAGTAGAGTTATCAGAACAAGCCCAAAAAGCTCGAGTCGCGTTCAACCAAGTGGTTGCAGAACTACCACTTGTTTGA
- a CDS encoding macro domain-containing protein, whose translation MKKVNFCDAQLRQNYFAVLSLIGLVTSFCLIVIKVPDDNSTRFAIGVCLALFLSAVYVYMWFSANSRKCASLTINNSKIDIKVGDIFSTEGLKVIAFNEYFDSIVDNDIISEGSLNGIYINTQVDDLAEFDNTLDNNSALNKKVIDTNNDREKGKNKKYKLGTIYEKDDFLLTAFSKFDVDNRAYLNIDDYIDFLLNFWNEVDIIYSGRSVVIPLLGSGITRFKGYDTISEQELLELLIWSFKVSRMKFTYPSTVTILIHESKADKINFYALQGD comes from the coding sequence ATGAAAAAAGTTAATTTTTGCGATGCTCAATTAAGGCAGAACTACTTTGCTGTTCTGTCCCTGATAGGACTTGTAACCTCTTTCTGCTTAATTGTGATTAAGGTTCCTGATGATAACAGCACCAGATTTGCTATCGGGGTATGTCTCGCTCTGTTCCTGTCCGCTGTATATGTTTATATGTGGTTCAGCGCAAATTCACGAAAATGCGCATCACTGACAATCAACAACTCTAAGATCGATATAAAAGTTGGTGATATCTTCAGTACTGAGGGGTTGAAGGTAATTGCTTTTAATGAATACTTCGACTCTATCGTTGATAATGATATTATTAGTGAAGGCTCGCTTAATGGCATTTACATTAATACTCAGGTCGATGACTTAGCCGAATTCGACAATACACTCGATAACAACAGCGCCCTTAACAAAAAAGTTATTGATACAAATAATGACCGTGAAAAAGGTAAAAATAAAAAATATAAACTTGGCACAATCTACGAAAAAGATGATTTTCTCTTAACTGCATTTTCAAAGTTTGACGTTGACAATAGAGCCTATTTGAACATCGATGACTACATTGATTTTTTGCTCAATTTTTGGAATGAAGTTGACATTATCTATTCCGGCCGTTCAGTTGTTATCCCTCTTCTGGGCTCAGGCATTACCAGATTTAAAGGCTACGATACCATCTCAGAACAAGAGTTACTTGAGTTGCTGATATGGTCATTCAAAGTTAGTCGAATGAAGTTCACTTACCCTTCCACAGTAACCATTTTGATCCACGAATCCAAAGCTGACAAAATTAATTTCTACGCATTACAAGGAGATTAA
- a CDS encoding TIR domain-containing protein — protein sequence MTRRTKTYLAAEWDGDRNAIEQLHKWNDSNFWSLSFTDAHDITQARDGSLNCSIKTSLNTRIDASKTFVLIVGSNTKTARNGSCQYCGSYNAYQSRCVRGKTVSYSSYIEHECAKAVRDNLKIVVLYNAASIDKNKCPEVIRYSGTHKAMQYIENSKRYWDYNAVKDAITN from the coding sequence TTGACTAGACGAACAAAAACATATCTAGCCGCCGAATGGGACGGTGACAGAAATGCCATCGAGCAACTTCACAAATGGAATGACAGTAACTTTTGGTCTCTATCTTTCACTGACGCCCATGACATAACGCAGGCTCGAGATGGTAGTTTAAATTGCAGTATAAAGACTTCCCTTAATACCAGGATAGATGCTTCGAAAACATTCGTTCTCATTGTTGGCTCAAATACAAAAACAGCTAGAAATGGCAGTTGTCAGTACTGTGGTAGCTACAACGCCTATCAAAGTCGATGTGTCCGGGGGAAAACCGTTAGTTATAGCAGCTACATAGAGCATGAGTGCGCTAAAGCTGTTCGTGACAATTTAAAGATTGTCGTTTTATATAATGCTGCATCAATTGACAAAAATAAGTGTCCAGAGGTCATTAGGTATTCAGGAACTCACAAGGCGATGCAATATATAGAAAACTCTAAACGATACTGGGATTACAACGCCGTAAAAGATGCGATAACCAATTAA
- a CDS encoding TIR domain-containing protein, giving the protein MANRTGNYSAFYVKEPFSETNLGAHSTKDFVSYNLLRAWKGKDASFPFVDSHNKNYNVRDGSDWEQTLKPRLRDRLNKSKNIVLFLSSHTCNSRALREEVDFGINTNGLPVIVVYPEYSEKSDIINCSSNTIKQQIKNLWDNLPKFRDSMSSVPTIHIPNKKSLIEKALNDPDFRVATKCDAGTYFYPC; this is encoded by the coding sequence ATGGCAAATAGAACTGGTAATTACTCAGCCTTTTATGTGAAGGAACCATTCAGTGAGACTAACTTGGGGGCTCACTCCACAAAGGACTTTGTCTCATACAACTTGCTTAGAGCCTGGAAAGGTAAAGATGCTTCTTTCCCTTTTGTGGACTCACACAATAAAAACTATAACGTACGAGATGGTAGCGATTGGGAGCAAACATTAAAACCTAGATTACGGGATAGATTGAATAAATCTAAGAACATTGTTCTTTTTCTGAGTTCACATACTTGTAATTCAAGGGCATTACGCGAAGAGGTTGACTTCGGTATAAATACAAATGGTTTGCCAGTCATTGTGGTATACCCTGAATATTCGGAAAAGAGTGATATCATAAACTGTTCGAGCAATACCATAAAACAACAAATTAAAAACTTATGGGACAATCTTCCTAAGTTCAGAGATTCTATGTCGTCAGTTCCAACAATACATATTCCAAACAAAAAGAGCCTTATTGAAAAGGCTTTAAATGATCCAGACTTTAGAGTCGCAACCAAATGCGATGCTGGAACATATTTCTACCCATGCTAG
- a CDS encoding DUF4041 domain-containing protein, with protein MDNNLLMLAGLSLVAVVLTYILTKRSADKKVEQYKSLDEALAKTKEEYDSACISRETIIAANKAAKRELDKLNEETAELQALKGQDDALKQSIQEQQVILESNKSKLDELNSSIEKGELDLEELMGDLDLYSRLDEYTAHGHFEIPQYLYETSTRFAEEIKYVRQQQKEMIKDKTAVNFPESTVISNDKSFNNKILNGQVKLMLTAFNIECDLLIGKVSPSSFGRTLERIEKLANTLEKSAATLECGFDIDYIELKFEECKLQYQYTLKKQEEVVEQKLIKEQIREEQRAIKEFEKAIADAEKEEKMYRNLLDKAQRELAKATEQDRSEMEQRIAILEQQLAEAEAKEERAKSMAEQTRKGHVYVISNIGSFGEDVYKIGLTRRLEPMDRVKELGDASVPFPFDVHAMIYTDDAPALETALHREFNSKRVNAVNLRKEFFNVDLASIQEAVEKIAGIEVEFKTTALAEDYYESLRLSEAA; from the coding sequence ATGGACAATAATTTACTGATGTTGGCAGGCTTATCATTAGTAGCTGTCGTATTAACTTATATTCTAACAAAACGCTCAGCAGATAAGAAAGTCGAGCAATATAAGTCGCTAGATGAAGCGCTAGCAAAAACAAAGGAGGAATATGATTCAGCATGTATAAGCAGAGAAACAATAATTGCTGCCAATAAAGCCGCAAAGCGAGAGCTAGATAAACTCAATGAGGAAACTGCGGAACTTCAAGCTTTGAAAGGACAAGATGATGCGCTAAAACAGAGCATTCAAGAACAGCAAGTGATCTTAGAATCGAATAAATCAAAATTAGACGAACTCAACTCAAGTATTGAAAAAGGTGAGCTTGATCTAGAAGAGTTAATGGGTGATCTCGACTTATATTCAAGGCTTGATGAATACACTGCTCATGGTCATTTTGAAATTCCGCAGTACCTTTACGAAACATCAACTCGATTCGCGGAAGAGATTAAGTACGTTAGGCAACAGCAAAAAGAAATGATCAAAGATAAAACCGCTGTCAATTTCCCAGAGTCAACAGTTATATCAAACGACAAGTCATTCAATAATAAAATTCTAAATGGTCAAGTTAAGCTCATGCTTACTGCTTTTAATATTGAATGTGATCTTCTTATCGGCAAGGTGTCGCCGAGTTCGTTTGGGCGTACTCTGGAACGTATAGAAAAACTTGCTAATACACTAGAGAAGTCAGCAGCGACCTTAGAGTGCGGATTTGATATAGATTATATCGAACTTAAGTTCGAGGAGTGCAAGCTACAATACCAATACACACTTAAGAAGCAAGAAGAGGTCGTTGAGCAGAAGCTTATCAAAGAACAGATCCGTGAAGAACAGCGAGCTATTAAAGAGTTTGAAAAAGCGATTGCCGATGCCGAAAAAGAAGAAAAAATGTACCGCAATCTTCTTGATAAAGCACAACGAGAACTTGCTAAGGCTACTGAGCAGGATCGCTCTGAAATGGAGCAACGCATAGCAATCCTTGAGCAGCAACTTGCCGAAGCAGAAGCCAAAGAAGAACGAGCTAAGAGCATGGCGGAACAAACCCGTAAGGGGCATGTTTACGTCATCAGTAACATTGGTTCGTTTGGAGAGGATGTTTATAAGATCGGTCTTACTCGCCGTCTAGAGCCAATGGACAGAGTTAAAGAACTAGGCGATGCAAGTGTACCATTCCCATTTGACGTACACGCCATGATTTACACCGATGATGCCCCAGCTCTTGAAACAGCACTACACCGCGAATTCAATTCTAAACGTGTAAACGCTGTAAATCTTCGCAAAGAGTTCTTTAACGTCGACCTAGCATCTATCCAAGAAGCCGTAGAAAAGATAGCTGGAATAGAAGTCGAATTCAAAACGACTGCTTTGGCTGAGGATTACTATGAAAGCTTGAGATTAAGTGAAGCTGCATAA
- the parS gene encoding type II RES/Xre toxin-antitoxin system antitoxin: protein MFSAAYEMLGGEKRKAQSVIDSLKIIRQGLPVETLDRGMLTLGLTKTDYAKIIGVNLRTLQRKIKEPNATLSPTASEHALMLADMVKEADEYFGDRDATLRWLNKPSLVFENETPLSFCDTITGIILVTEEINKLKYGYTA, encoded by the coding sequence ATGTTCAGTGCAGCTTATGAAATGCTCGGAGGTGAGAAGCGTAAAGCTCAGAGCGTAATTGATAGTCTAAAAATTATTCGTCAAGGGCTTCCTGTTGAAACGCTGGATAGAGGAATGTTAACTCTTGGTTTGACTAAGACAGATTACGCGAAAATTATTGGCGTTAATCTGCGTACTCTCCAGCGAAAAATTAAAGAGCCGAACGCAACGCTAAGCCCAACGGCCAGTGAACATGCTCTTATGCTTGCAGATATGGTCAAAGAAGCAGATGAGTATTTTGGTGATCGTGATGCGACATTACGCTGGTTAAATAAACCCAGTTTGGTGTTTGAAAACGAAACACCACTTTCATTCTGTGACACAATAACCGGTATCATTCTGGTAACAGAAGAGATCAATAAGTTGAAGTACGGATATACGGCTTAA
- a CDS encoding MbcA/ParS/Xre antitoxin family protein, which yields MKVKIEKTCDGEAFFNIPEILQEELQWEEGDQIEWLDNNDGSWTLRKVELEDDTQSKSIEYILSQHPTLKEQMEDVFEDSGLRAEWLTSAIPALSGLTPLEVVLKGDLKRVLDALNRIKYGDFS from the coding sequence ATGAAAGTTAAAATTGAGAAGACCTGTGATGGTGAAGCTTTCTTCAACATTCCAGAAATACTGCAAGAAGAATTGCAATGGGAAGAAGGAGATCAAATCGAATGGCTCGACAATAACGATGGCTCATGGACTTTACGCAAAGTTGAACTTGAGGATGATACCCAGTCGAAGTCTATAGAGTACATTCTTTCACAACACCCTACTTTAAAAGAGCAAATGGAGGATGTGTTTGAGGACTCTGGTTTGAGAGCAGAATGGTTAACTTCCGCAATTCCAGCGCTATCTGGTCTAACTCCGCTAGAAGTTGTGCTTAAAGGCGATTTAAAACGCGTTTTAGATGCATTAAATCGTATCAAGTATGGTGATTTTTCTTGA
- a CDS encoding helix-turn-helix domain-containing protein, with translation MKKGKMVKAQPMPDLNTEFSMETLGAAIRSKRTDRGWRIDDLASKANLSRRTVMKVEKGETSVTFANVLVLMDILGLSLRLIDLNLFVRPHSQIPSQAENSVRGNEDGWYE, from the coding sequence ATGAAAAAAGGTAAGATGGTAAAGGCACAACCTATGCCTGATTTGAATACCGAGTTCAGTATGGAAACGCTGGGAGCCGCCATTCGCTCAAAGCGCACCGATAGAGGCTGGCGTATTGATGATCTCGCTTCAAAAGCCAACTTATCTCGTAGAACAGTCATGAAAGTAGAAAAAGGCGAGACCAGTGTCACCTTTGCCAATGTGCTCGTCCTCATGGACATCTTAGGGCTATCGTTACGCCTTATCGATTTAAACCTATTTGTTCGTCCACATAGCCAAATACCCTCCCAAGCTGAAAACAGCGTGAGAGGCAATGAGGACGGTTGGTATGAGTAA
- a CDS encoding HipA domain-containing protein, with protein sequence MSKLQQLDVFIGTNTKIGRLILPVGTETEFSFIYEDEWKHTGFPISPHIPFDDRASPRSIENYLRNLLPEGEAFEEMIQNTTISKSNTFGLIRKLGAETSGALSFRAPESEPQETSFRSVPDDELIERLERNLAPLVYWDGKVRLSVAGVQNKLNLLKRGDEWGFGEGKLSSNYILKFESGRAPCIAVNEFFCMTLAKLAGLDVAHVELTRIGNTRTLIIERFDRAYIATRDIVQRRHVIDGCQATDLPPGYKYERQNGDEGDGVYMRDGVSFPRILCVKTIDTVITNLKLTQWMLFNLVTLNYDAHGKNISFFVTPKGLELTPFYDLVNIEAIAQEGTKRNSRSGKLSADEGRAASIPQYFAMSIGDWESEDFQNPPKGNFKRPITSYDLAEFGALLGYSGTKMASIMVETVGAIKNALKEAIDLTKAQGIDDGEREHIELCVSLIQTECEYLLAQADSVPEMSELL encoded by the coding sequence ATGAGTAAGTTACAACAGTTAGACGTGTTTATCGGTACGAATACCAAAATTGGTCGTTTGATTCTTCCTGTCGGAACAGAAACAGAGTTCTCATTCATCTATGAAGATGAATGGAAACACACTGGTTTCCCGATTTCGCCCCACATCCCTTTCGATGATCGGGCTTCGCCACGTAGTATTGAGAACTACCTCAGAAACCTCCTTCCTGAAGGAGAAGCCTTTGAGGAGATGATACAAAACACCACTATCTCCAAAAGCAACACTTTCGGGCTGATTCGTAAGCTTGGTGCGGAAACATCTGGCGCATTATCTTTTCGAGCTCCAGAATCAGAACCTCAAGAAACTAGTTTTAGATCTGTACCTGATGATGAACTAATAGAACGACTAGAGCGAAATCTAGCACCATTAGTTTATTGGGACGGTAAGGTTCGCCTTTCGGTTGCTGGTGTGCAAAACAAATTAAACTTACTTAAGCGCGGTGATGAATGGGGGTTTGGCGAAGGAAAATTAAGTTCGAACTACATTCTGAAATTTGAAAGCGGTAGAGCACCGTGTATTGCTGTTAATGAGTTCTTTTGCATGACATTAGCCAAGCTAGCAGGTTTGGACGTCGCTCATGTTGAGTTAACTCGCATTGGGAATACTAGGACGCTGATCATAGAGCGGTTCGATCGTGCCTATATCGCTACTCGTGATATCGTTCAACGAAGACATGTGATTGATGGCTGTCAGGCAACTGACTTACCTCCAGGTTACAAATACGAGCGTCAGAATGGGGATGAAGGCGATGGCGTATATATGCGTGATGGCGTTTCTTTCCCACGCATACTGTGTGTCAAAACCATAGACACGGTCATCACTAACCTAAAGCTCACCCAATGGATGCTCTTTAATCTAGTAACGCTAAACTACGATGCTCATGGTAAAAATATTAGCTTCTTCGTCACCCCTAAAGGGCTGGAACTAACCCCTTTTTATGATTTAGTAAACATAGAAGCCATCGCTCAAGAGGGAACAAAACGTAACTCACGAAGCGGTAAATTGTCTGCTGATGAGGGGCGTGCCGCCAGTATCCCTCAATATTTTGCAATGTCGATTGGAGATTGGGAAAGTGAGGACTTTCAAAATCCGCCGAAAGGTAACTTCAAACGCCCTATCACCAGCTATGATTTAGCTGAATTCGGCGCTCTACTCGGTTATTCTGGCACCAAAATGGCTTCCATAATGGTAGAAACCGTTGGTGCTATAAAAAATGCCCTGAAGGAAGCGATTGACCTTACCAAAGCTCAAGGAATCGATGATGGGGAACGTGAACACATAGAGCTATGTGTCTCACTCATCCAAACAGAGTGCGAATACTTGCTAGCGCAAGCCGATAGTGTCCCAGAAATGAGTGAGCTTCTTTAG